GACCCCGCCGCCAATAGCTGGGGCTCCGGCGCCCTGAGCACCGGCCAGGTCCCGCAGCACCGCCTCGGCAAGGCGGTGCTCCTGCCGGCCGATGGCATCACTCCGGCCCGCATCTTCGTGGGCCAGGCCACCACTGCCTCCGGCCCCCTGAGCAATATGCCCGTGCTAAACGCCGCCTCCGGCCAGCTGATTGCGGCTCCCACCAGCGGCTCCCCAACCGCCAACGGCGGAATGACAACCTGGAACGGCCTGATCTACTGCTTTGGCGGCCAATTGCCGAACGGAGCCTTTACTAACGAGCTGCGCAGCTACAACCCCGCCACCGGCGTCTGGACCTACCTGCCGGGCATGCCCGAAGCCAAATCGGCTCAGGGTGCGGCCATCAACGGCAAGATTTACGTTATCGGCGGCTTCGATGGTGCCGTCAACTCCAACCGTATCGACACCTACGACATTGCCACCAACCAATGGCAAACCCTGGCTCCACTGCCCACTACTGTTTCCAACCAGGCCCTGGTAGTACAGGGCGAGTGGCTCTGGATGATTGGCGACTTCACGGCCCAAACCTACCTGGCTGCCTATAATACCCGCACTGGCCAGCTCCGCACCTTTACCTCCAACCTGCCCGGTCGCCGCAACGCCGCTGCCGCCATTCGCAATAACCAGCTCTATGTGTGGGGTGGCAACACGGCCGCTTCCAACGCCTCCACGCTGGCCGATATGTGGCAGGCCAACATAGGCGACATATTGCCTACCGCTACTCCCAACAGCGCCCGGCCCCAGCTTTCGGCTTATCCCAACCCCAGCACCAGCGGCGAGTTTACCCTCGACCTGCCCGCCGGCACCCACCGCGTCGTCGAGGTGCGCGACGCCCTGGGCCGCCTCATCCACACCGCCGCCCCCGCCCCGCAAGCCGAGCGCTATACCCTGCCCCTCTCTCAGCAGCCCACGGGCGTCTACTCCGCCCGCGTCCGCTCTGACCAAGGCCTGTCTTCCGCTTGTCAGCTCGTGCGCCAGTAAGCCATAGTGTGTCCGTTCCAAGAATGTGGGACATAAGGAACACGTCATTGCGAGAAGGGACGACGAAGCAATCCGTCCTCTACTAGTGACAAATAGCCTTTACCCAGAAAGCCCTTTCCCACGCAAGTAGGAAAGGGCTTTCTGCATGTATTCACCAATATTCATCAAACCGCTGCTATCTAACTCCTTCGTCGCGGCATCTTCTTACACCTGTCATCCAGAACCTGCGAAGAAGCTACTTCGACCCAACGCGTCAGGCTCCTCCTCCCCCAGAGAGAAGAGGGCTGAGGGTAAGGTTACCACACCACCCACCGCCCCTGCCCATCCACCTGCTCCAGCAGATACAGCGCTTGCTCTGGCCCCCCAAAGTACTGCTCGAATACTTTGGGGTTTGGGGTGCCTGCGGCTCATCTGCCTTGAATTTACGGCAAGGGTTTCCGCGACACGTACACCACGGCCGAGTTATTAGCAATCGGGAGAATGGCCTCCCCGGTTTGTTCATCGAAGCGGAGGCTGGAGGCGGCCACGTAGAGCCGATTTTGGCCGTCGAGGCGCAGATTTTTGAGGTAGTGCCGCGCCGGCAGACGCAGGGAGGTCTGCCGGCCGCCTTCCTCCCGCAGCAGGTCGGAGGCCAGTACCAGCCGGGAGCTTGAGTTGGGTATTGCCCGGGTGTTTTCCCGGGTCTGGTACGTTATGCCCGCCGCCTGTGCCCAGCCTACGCGCTGCCGCACGGCACGGTACTCCTCGTAGGGATAGACGTCGGCGGTATAGTGCCAGCTTTTGCCTTGGTCGGCAGTATACATATCGGCAAAGCCGGCCACGGGCTCACCCTGCAGGGAGGAGGGAAAAAACTTCAGAGCAAACACGGTGTCGTTGCGCTCCAGCAGATCTACCGGGCCGAAAAAGTTGTACGACTCTTGCCAGGTCTTACCCTGGTCGGCCGAGGAATACACCTTTTGCCGGGCCGCTACCAGCAGCGTCTGGCTCAGGTCGCCGGCAATAGAGTAGGCTTCGTCACCCGAGAGCGACGTCGGAATTTCGAGCCTCAGCCAATCTGGGTCGGGAGCTTCAGCAGGTGCTACGGCATCCTGCTTTTGACAGCTGGCCGCCAGCAGCCCGGCTAACAGCAGTAAGGTATACTGTCTCATACCAATGGAATTAGGAAGAAGAAATAATAGATATAGTCGCGGCCCAGGTATCAATCGGCAAGAGCTACGGCCCGCAGGCGGAAGCAAGTTAATCCTGTTTGCCGGAACCGCCTTACTTCGGGCCCCAACCTGCCGCTCCGGCCGCTGGTGATTCCGTGGCCGGGCCTTATATTACCTGCCGCCGGTACCTGCTTCGGGCCGGCCTGCGCCCCTTCCGCTTTCCGTTATTCATCCTTTTCTTTCCCGTCTATGGACGCCAACACCCGAAAGATTCTTGTGGCCGAACTGGCTAGCCTGCTCGAAAAAGGCTTTGCCCACGGGGCTCTTGAAGACGCCTGCGCGGGCATTCCCGCCGACAAGCTCAACCAGCGCGTGCCCCAGGTACCCTACACCATCTGGGAGCTTGTCGAGCACATCCGCATTGCCCAGTACGACATCCTTGACTTCAGCCGCAACCCCGCCTACCAAACCCTGGACTGGCCCGCCGCCTACTGGCCCGACCGCGCCCAACCCGTCGACGAAGCCACCTTCCAACGCACCGTGCAGCAGATCACCCACGACCGGGAAGAGTTCCTGCGCCTGCTTCAGGACCCCGCCCTCGACCTGCTCGCCCCCTTCCCCCACGGCACCGGCCAAAGCCTGCTGCGCGAAGCCATGCTCATCGCCGACCACAACAGCTACCACCTCGGCCAGCTCATTCTGCTGCGCCGCCTGCTCGGCATCTGGGAAGAATAGAGCTGTTATTTTCTTCCTGGAGTTGCTGGCCACTAAGCTTGCAAGCCCCGAACCCAGCTGATACGCAGCCTCTTTTTTGCATCTTTGCAGGCTTACCCAGCAGCATTACCCGCTTGCTACGGCAATGCTGGCCGCTGGCTGCAGCACGTCGTTAGTTATCACCTCCATCCCGTCATTTGTGCCTCTTTTTACTCCCAATTCCGCAACGCCTCCGTTGCGAAAGTCTTGTCTGCTGCTGGCTTTGCTGCTCACGGGCTCTACCGGCAGCACCTGGGCTCAGGCTCTTACCGTAACCGCACGCCAGCCGGCGGCCAATGCCCGCGCGGCGGCGCGCGCGGCCTCGGTTAGCCTGACCTTTTCACAAGCCGTGGCCGCCGCGACGGCCGGCAATCTGGCAGTTTATTCAGCCCAGCAAGGCGGAAAAAAAGCCGGTACTACGGTTACGGCCAACTCAGTAGTCACCTTCGACCCTACCACTGATTTCAAGCCGGGGGAAACCTTGTCGGTTACGGTGCCGGCCTCCTTACAGAGTGCGGGCGGCACGGCGGCACAGCCACACGTCTACCAGTTCACGACGGCGGTAAACGGGGACGGCAGCGGCAATTTCTCGGCCGGCTCCACTCTGACCCCGAGCGGCGTCGGCACCGGCATTGCCACCGGTGACCTCGACGGCGACGGCGACCTGGACCTGGTTACGAGCAACCCTACCTTTGGCACCGTAGAAACCCGCTTGAATACGGGGACCAACACAGCCGTATTTGGCACGCTACGCAGCATCCCGGTCGGTATTACCCCCGGTGCCCTGGCCCTGGCCGACGTCGATGGCGACGCCGACCTGGACTTGCTCGTTGCTAACGCGGGCAGCAATACTGTCAGCGTCCGCCTTAATGGGGGCAATAACAGTGGCTCTAATACCGGTATCTTTAGTGGCAGCCAAACCGTAACCGTCGGCGCCTCGCCCCAGTCCCTTGCCGTGGGCGACATAGATGGCGACGGTGACCTGGACCTGCTCACCGGCAGCCGTACAAACGGCACAGTCAGCATCCGCCTCAACGGCGGCAGCAATACGGGCTCCAATACCGGCATTTTCAGCGGCATGCGGGATATCATTGTAGCAGCCGAGATTTCGGCCCTGGCCCTAGGCGATATCGACGCCGACGGCGACCTGGACCTGCTGGCTAACAGCGCCAACGGCAACACCGTAATCGTAAGCCTCAATACGGGCATTAACACGGGCACCTACACGTTCCGGCAAAACGTTGAGGTAGGTCGCTACCCCGCCGGGCTGGCCCTGGGTGATATTGATGGCGACGGCGACCTGGATCTGCTGACTTCCAACTCGGGGAGCAGCTCAGTCAGCGTCTCGATCAACAGCAGCGGCGGCTTCTTCTCGCTTAGCCAAACCGTGCCCGTAGGCGCTACGCCCGGTGCCCTGGCCCTGGCCGACGTGGACGCCGACAGCGACCTAGACCTGATTTGTGCCGACGCTAGCAGCGCGGCAGGCACCACAGGCACCGTAGTTGTGCGGCTGAACGGCGGCAGTGCGGCCGGTTCCAATACGGGGCAGTTCGCCAATGGCTTCGTGGCCAGCGTGGGCCGCACCCCGGCCGCTCTTACGCTCGGCGACGTGGACGGGGACCAGGATGTAGATCTGCTAACGAGCAATACCGGCAGCAACTCCGTAAGTGTGCGACTAAACCAACCGCCGCCACCCGCCATTACGGCCTTCTCGCCCAGCGCCGCCGCTGCGGGCAGCACCGTCACCCTGACCGGCGCGTACTTATCGGGCGCAACCCTTACCGTGGGCGGCTTGGCAGTACCAGTGCAATCCAACACCAGCACGAGCCTTACTTTCATCGTGCCCAGCGGAGCCAGCCCCGCGCCGCTAGTGGTTACCAATGCTTACGGTAGCACCAGCACAACGGCATTCACCGTACTGTTTCGCGCCACCGCAACCACCCCGACCAGCAACGGCCGCAACGTGCCGCGCAGCGGGGCCCAGGTGCAGGTCACGTTCAGCGAACCGGTCACGACAGCTTCCGCTTCAAACATCCGTCTGCTGGCAAGCCAAAGCAGCGGCCGCAAGAGTGGCGCCGCTACAACTGCGGGCTCGGTCCTGACCTTTGCGCCGAACAGCGG
Above is a genomic segment from Hymenobacter cellulosivorans containing:
- a CDS encoding Kelch repeat-containing protein, whose protein sequence is MKHLYSFFLALACVGTTQAQTALTFTARAPLPDGGRYAMGYCQDQSYFYMVGGGSPLTAFTDQVFRYDPAANSWGSGALSTGQVPQHRLGKAVLLPADGITPARIFVGQATTASGPLSNMPVLNAASGQLIAAPTSGSPTANGGMTTWNGLIYCFGGQLPNGAFTNELRSYNPATGVWTYLPGMPEAKSAQGAAINGKIYVIGGFDGAVNSNRIDTYDIATNQWQTLAPLPTTVSNQALVVQGEWLWMIGDFTAQTYLAAYNTRTGQLRTFTSNLPGRRNAAAAIRNNQLYVWGGNTAASNASTLADMWQANIGDILPTATPNSARPQLSAYPNPSTSGEFTLDLPAGTHRVVEVRDALGRLIHTAAPAPQAERYTLPLSQQPTGVYSARVRSDQGLSSACQLVRQ
- a CDS encoding DinB family protein, with protein sequence MDANTRKILVAELASLLEKGFAHGALEDACAGIPADKLNQRVPQVPYTIWELVEHIRIAQYDILDFSRNPAYQTLDWPAAYWPDRAQPVDEATFQRTVQQITHDREEFLRLLQDPALDLLAPFPHGTGQSLLREAMLIADHNSYHLGQLILLRRLLGIWEE